From the genome of Haloferax mediterranei ATCC 33500, one region includes:
- a CDS encoding Nramp family divalent metal transporter, producing MNIVDRLKSIGPGAMVAAAFIGPGTVTTASVTGARFGYALIWTIAFSIIATIVLQEMSARLGLVSGDGLGEALRGQFDNPTMSMLSIVLVVSAIGIGTAAYETGNILGGAAGLEGLTGVSANIWGPVMGLFAGSLLWTGKYKLIEKALVGLVSIMAVSFFIDAIIIGPDLGALAGGFVPSVPNGSEFLITGLIGTTVVGYNLFLHAGSVQERWSGPSELNESRADTILSIVIGGLITIAILVTAAAAFPVGTNIENVSTMAEQIEPLVGTHAKVLFGIGLFAAGFTSATTAPLAGAYATAGALGWETDLSSTKFRAVWGSILLVGIVFSGLGYSPVEAILFAQVANGVLLPIVAIFLIYIMNDRDILGNYVNSTTQNIVGGIVTIIVVWLGLRTLYTVAGSLGVL from the coding sequence ATGAACATTGTAGATCGGCTGAAGTCAATCGGGCCCGGTGCGATGGTCGCCGCCGCGTTCATCGGACCGGGGACCGTCACGACAGCCAGTGTAACTGGTGCGCGGTTCGGCTACGCACTCATCTGGACAATCGCCTTCTCGATAATCGCGACTATCGTACTCCAAGAAATGAGCGCCCGACTCGGTCTCGTTTCGGGCGATGGGCTCGGCGAAGCGCTCCGTGGCCAGTTCGACAACCCCACGATGTCGATGCTCAGTATCGTTCTCGTCGTGAGTGCAATCGGTATCGGCACCGCCGCCTACGAGACCGGGAATATCCTCGGTGGTGCGGCCGGTCTCGAAGGTCTCACAGGAGTAAGCGCCAACATCTGGGGACCAGTTATGGGCCTCTTCGCTGGGTCGCTGCTTTGGACTGGCAAGTACAAACTCATCGAGAAGGCGCTCGTGGGTCTCGTCTCGATAATGGCGGTTTCGTTCTTCATCGACGCCATCATCATCGGTCCCGACCTCGGCGCGCTCGCCGGCGGGTTCGTTCCGAGCGTCCCGAACGGGTCTGAGTTCCTCATCACCGGTCTCATTGGGACGACCGTCGTCGGCTACAACCTCTTTTTGCACGCCGGAAGCGTCCAAGAGCGGTGGTCCGGCCCGTCCGAACTGAACGAATCGCGCGCCGACACCATCCTCTCTATCGTCATCGGCGGTCTCATCACCATCGCTATCCTCGTGACCGCCGCCGCGGCGTTCCCCGTCGGCACGAATATCGAGAACGTGAGCACGATGGCCGAACAAATCGAACCGCTCGTCGGAACCCACGCGAAGGTGCTTTTCGGCATCGGACTGTTCGCCGCAGGGTTCACCAGCGCGACGACCGCTCCGTTGGCCGGCGCGTACGCAACCGCCGGTGCACTCGGCTGGGAGACGGACCTCTCGTCGACGAAGTTCCGCGCCGTCTGGGGTTCGATTCTGCTCGTCGGTATCGTCTTTTCGGGACTCGGTTACAGCCCGGTCGAGGCGATTCTCTTCGCGCAGGTCGCAAACGGCGTCCTGCTTCCAATCGTCGCTATCTTCCTCATCTACATTATGAACGACCGCGACATCCTCGGCAACTATGTCAACAGCACGACGCAGAACATCGTCGGTGGTATCGTTACAATCATCGTCGTCTGGCTCGGTCTCCGGACGCTCTACACGGTTGCAGGAAGCTTAGGGGTGCTCTGA